CGGCGAGCGGCCGGACGAAGATCTTGCGGTCGCACGTTTGAAGCAAGCCTATCATGATGCCGGGCTGCCGCGGGTGAAGCTTGCTTATGAGCCACTCGGCGCAGCCTATTGGTATGCGCGCCGGCTGCAACGCGACGAGACGGTGCTGGTCGCGGATTTCGGCGGCGGCACCAGCGATTTCTCCGTCCTGCGTTTTGAGCGCCGGGGCGCGAGTTTCGTCGCCCATCCGCTGGCGCATACGGGTGTCGGCGTCGCCGGCGATACGTTCGACTACCGGATCATCACGAACGTCGTGGCGCCGCAGCTTGGCAAGGGAACAGCTTATCGTTCGTTCGACAAGCTTCTGCCGATGCCGGCCTATTTCTACGCTGCCTTCGCGCAATGGCACCAATTATCCTGGTTGAAGTCAGGCGCGACACTTGCCGAATTGAGAAAGCTGATCCTGGTGGCCGAAGAGCCACGGATGCTGGAGAATTTGCAAACCCTGATCGAGATGGATCTTGGATTTGAGCTTTATCGCAGCGTCAGCGAGGTGAAGGCCGCGCTTTCGAGCGCCGATATCGTGCCGTTCCGCTTCGATCGCGAAGGCGTGAAAATCGAGGCCGAGGTGACGCGTCACGATTTCGAACAATGGATCGCGCCGGATCTTGCCAAATTAGTGGAGGCGCTGGAGCGCGCAATCATCCAGGCTGGGTTGCAGTTCGACGATATCGATGCCGTCTTCCTCACTGGGGGAACATCCTTTGTCCCGGCCGTCCGCGCGCTCTTTCAGAGCCGGTTCGGCGAGGCGCGCGTTCATATCGGCGATGCGTTTCAATCGGTCGCAGCCGGCCTCGCTCTGATGGCACTCGATCAAATGTAAAATAACGTGGTGACGCACGGGCTTGCCTCATCAAGCACTGGGGCTTAGGTTCCGCCCCGGCTTTCCACCGCCAAGGGAACAGGCATGTCGAATACATCTCCCGCCGATTACATCGTCGACCGGCGGCTGCTGCAGCGGAAATTGTCCTTTTGGCGGGTCGTTTCGATTTTGCTGCTGATTGCCGGCCTGGTGTTCATCGGTCTGCGCGTTTCCGGCCGCTCCAGCTTGGGGCTTGCGTCGTCGCATATCGCGCGCATCACGATCTCTGGCGTCATCACCGGGGACCGGGCGACGCTGAAGCTGATCAACGATGTCGCGGAGTCCAAAAATACCGCCGGTGTGATCCTTGCGATCGACAGCCCCGGGGGCACGACGACGGGTGCGGAGAAGCTCTTCATCGCATTGCGGCGTCTGGCGGCGAAAAAGCCGATGGTTGCCGTCGTCGGCACAATGGCGGCGTCCGGTGCCTATATCGCGGCGATCGGCGCCGATCACATCGTGGCGCCCGGCAACGCGCTCGTCGGTTCGATTGGGGTTTTGTTTGAATATCCCGATCTCTCGGGTCTCCTCGGCAAAGTCGGGGTGAAGATGGATTCGGTGAAATCCTCGCCGCTCAAGGCGGAGCCGAGCGGGTACGAGCCGACGAGCCCGGAGGTGCGCGCCGCGCTGGCCTCACTCGTGGCCGACAGCTTCACATGGTTCAAAGGCCTGGTGAAAGACCGCCGCGGCATGACGGATGCGCAATTGGCGGCGGTTGATGATGGCCGCGTGTTCACCGGCCGACAGGGCATCGGGCTGAAGCTCATCGATGAAGTCGGCGAGGAGCGCGAAGGCGTCGCCTGGCTCGAGCGCGTCAGGAAAGTGCCGCATGGGCTGCCGGTGCGTGATTGGACCACGACAGACCGGTTTCAGCGATTTGGCATTTTCAGCAGTGCCGCAAAAATCGCAGAAGTTTTGGGCTTCCCGGCGCTGGCAAATGTGCTGGGCGGCACCGAGACTTATGCCCAGGGACAATTACTTGACGGTCTTGTGGCGATTTGGCAGGCTGGCCCTGCTAATTGAAGCCAAACGTGTTTCGGGCGTTGGCGGTCACCTTAGAACATGATTTGATGACACGAGGCGCGCTCTCCGGGGACTGGAGTGCGCCGGGCAGGTTTCGCGTGAGGGCGAAGTCGGCAGAGAATGACGGCAGGGGGCGCAACATGATCAAGTCGGAACTCGTGCAGCGGATCGCAGACCGCAATCCGCATCTTTATCTGCGCGACGTTGAGAAGATCGTGAACGCCATCCTCGACGAGATTGTCAAAGCGTTGGCACGCGGCGACCGGGTGGAATTGCGCGGCTTTGGCGCTTTTTCAGTCAAGCATCGCGACGCGCGTCTTGGCCGCAATCCGCGCACTGGCGCGCATGTGTCCGTTGATGAAAAGGCCGTGCCGTTCTTCAAGACCGGCAAGGAAATGCGCGAACGCCTCAACGACGGCTATTTGAGCTGATCGCAGCCGCGGGTCTTGTAGATGAAGTCTTGCAGATGAAACGCCTTCTGGAAGTGCTGATTCTGCTGCCGCTCGCGCTCATCGGCCTTGCCTTGGCGGTCGCGAACCGGCACGCGGTCCTCGTGTCTTTCGACCCATTCACCTCGACCACGGCCGGCGCGGTCGAAGCGCCGCTGTTCATTGTCCTGATCGCCGCGATTATCATCGGCGTGATTCTGGGCGGCTTTTTCACATGGCTGTCGCAGGGCAAACATCGCCGTGCCCTGCGTGAGAGCCGCGCCGAAGCCAATCGGCTGCGCAGCCAGACCACGCATTCATAAAACTCGTTTTTGCCGCTGCGAGCGTGTAAAAGCCCGGCATGATCGTCAAAATCTGCGGGCTTTCGACCTCCGAGACGCTTGCTGCCGCCCTCGACGCTGGCGCCGATATGGTCGGCTTCGTGCATTATGCGCGCAGCCCCCGTCACGTGCCGCTCGCGGCCGCGCCGGCACTTGTCGCTCAAGTCGCAGGCCGGGCGCCGAAAACATTGCTTACTGTCCATGCGGACGACGAGCTTCTCAGTGCGGCGATCAAGGCTTTCGCACCTGATATTTTGCAATTGCATGGTGCGGAGACCCCGGCGCGGGTCGCCGCGATCCGCGAAAAATTCGGGCGCCCGGTGATGAAGGCGATTGGCCTCGGAACAGTCGCTGATCTCGACAAGATCGGCGCCTATGAAGCATTTGCCGACATGCTGCTTTTCGATGCCCAGCCCACTGACGCGGCGGCGCTGCCGGGTGGCAATGGCCGCGCCTTCGATTGGACGTTGCTCGCGGGGCGCAGCTTCGCCAAGCCCTGGCTGCTGGGCGGCGGCTTGACGGCGGATAATGTCGGGGCGGCGATTGCCGCAACAGGTGCGCCCGGCGTCGATGTCTCGTCAGGCGTCGAAAGTGCCCGCGGCGTCAAGGATATCGGCAAAATCGTCCGTTTCATCGCGGCGGCGCGAGCGACGGAAAAGCTTGGTTCGCTGGCTAAGAGCGGATAGAGCATCGGACCGAAAAGTGCGAAGCGGTTTTCGGATAAATCCGATGCGACGAAACAATTAAGAGCAGGCGCGATTCTCGAACACGAGACGACATTGAACGAGCAGACTCCCAACTCCTTCCGCACTGGCCCCGACGATCGCGGGCATTTCGGCATTTTCGGCGGACGTTTCGTCGCCGAGACCTTGATGCCGCTCATCCTCGATCTCGAACGCCATTATGAGCTGGCGAAGAAGGACCCGGCGTTTCACGCCGAACTCAACAATCTTCTCACTCATTACGTCGGTCGCCCAAGCCCACTCTATTTCGCCGAACGGCTGACGGACTATCTGCGCGGCAAGGCCACCGACGCTGAACATGGCGCGAAAATCTATTTCAAGCGCGAGGAGTTGAATCACACCGGCGCGCACAAAATCAACAATGTGCTTGGGCAGATTCTGCTCGCGCGGCGCATGGGCAAGACCCGCATCATTGCCGAGACCGGCGCCGGCCAGCATGGCGTCGCGACGGCGACGGCCTGCGCCCGCTTCGGCCTCGAATGTATCGTCTATATGGGCGAGGTCGATGTCGAACGGCAGAAGCCGAACGTCTTTCGTATGCACATGCTCGGCGCGAAAGTGGTGCCGGTGCAATCCGGTGCGCGCACGTTGAAGGATGCGATGAACGAGGCGTTGCGGGATTGGGTCACCAATGTCGAGAACACGTTCTATTGCATCGGCACGGCGGCTGGGCCGCATCCTTATCCGGCGATGGTGCGCGATTTTCAGTGCGTGATCGGCGAAGAGACGCGCACGCAGATGCAGGCGGCAGAGGGACGGCTGCCGGATTCGCTCTTTGCCTGCATCGGCGGCGGCTCAAATGCGATCGGCCTGTTTCATCCGTTCCTCGACGATCGGCAGATCGAAATCTACGGCGTCGAAGCCGCCGGCTATGGCCTCGACAAGGCGCATGCGGCGTCGCTCGCCGGCGGCCGGCCGGGCGTCCTGCATGGCAATCGCACGTATCTTTTGATGGATGCTGACGGGCAGATTGAAGAGGGCCACTCGATCTCCGCCGGTCTCGATTATCCGGGCATCGGGCCGGAACATTCCTGGCTCAAGGAGACGGGCCGAGTCACGTATCTTTCGACAACCGATTCCGAGGCGCTTGCCGCCTTCCAGCTTTGCGCGCAGCAGGAAGGGATCATTCCGGCGCTCGAACCCGCACATGCGCTCGCGAAAGTGATCGACATCGCGCCGCAGAAGCCGCGCGATCATCTTATGGTGGTGAACATTTCCGGCCGCGGTGACAAGGACATCTTCACCGTCGCCGATCACCTCGGCGGGATGTAATCGCTTCACTGTTCTCGGGAGTTCACGGGTGTCGTCGCAACCGATCATGTCCGATATTGAAGGTTTGACCAAGTTCGCGCCCCTGTCGCGGCGGGGTTTTATGACGGCTGCTGGCGCGACTGCCGCGGGATACACGCTTGCCGCAGGTTCGGTGCGTGCCGATGCGATTCACACGTCGGCCGAAGGTCTCGATGCGGGCATGGCCAAGGTCGCCCTCGCGGGCGGCGACATGCCGCTTTATTTCGCCAAGCCTGACGGCGCAAAGAAGCCGCCGATCATCCTCGTCGCGATGGAGGTCTTCGGCCTGCACGAATACATCAAGGATGTCACGCGCCGCCTCGGCAAGCTCGGGGCGCTGGCGGTTGCGCCGGATTATTACTTCCGGCTTGGCGACGTCTCGAAAATTTCCGAACTTCCGAAGCTGCTGCCGATCGTCAACAGCAAGTCGGATAAGGAATTGTTCGCCGATCTTGATGCGACGCTCGCCTGGGCCGTGGAACAGGGCGGCGATCCGGCGCGCGTGGGCATCATCGGCTTCTGCCGTGGCGGCCGCACCGTCTGGCTCTATTCGACGCATAATCCGCATCTGAAGGCGGGCGTCGCCTTCTATGGCAGCCTCATGGACCCGCCGAGCGCCGCCATGCCGAATAATGCCTATCAGCTCGCGGGCGAGGTCAAGGAGCCGGTGCTCGGGCTTTTTGGCGCGCAGGATCAGGGCATCACGCCGGATCAGGTCGAGAAGATGAAGGCCGCGCTGGCGGCGGATCACAAGACGGCCGAGTTCCATATCTATCCGGGCGCTCCGCATGGCTTCCATGCCGATTACCGCCCGAGCTATCGCAAAGATGCGGCGGAAGACGGCTGGAAGCGAATGAAGGCCTGGTTCGAAAAGTACGGCGTTCTGCCGTAGGAATTTTCGCCCGCTAGGCTTCGCGAAAGGGATTGCGGATTGTGAGCGTCTCGATGACATGCCCGTCCTGCATGTCTTCCGAATAGAGCAACGTACAATGCGCTTGCAGTGCCGCGGCAACGATCATCGAATCATAAAGCGCAAAATCATAACGGGCGCAGAGCTCGAGTCCGGCTTCATGCATTGCCAAGGTCAGAGGTTCGACGCGCGTGACAGCGCGGATGGTCGCTAATATCTCGCGGATTTCTGGCCACGCGAGCCGCAGTTTACGGCGGCTAACGGCGGCGAATTCGTTGAGAACTTGCACGCTGACAATGCCGCCACCCGAAAGCAGGGTTTCGGCCCGGTCCGCTTTGTGTGCATCGTCCGAGAGCAGGTAGACGAGGACGTTCGTATCGAAGAAGGGCCGATCAGTTGCGCTCATTGGCCTCGAGCCGGTCGAAGCGGAAATCGGCGGGCAGGCGGCCTCGATACTTTCTCAGTCGCGACAGCAATTCCTGGGGCGATACCGTTTTTTCGACTGCCAGGCTGCGCGCACCCAGGACTTCGATCCCGATGTCATCGCCTTCCTTCAAATCCAAAGCCTCGACGACGGATTTGGGCAGCCGTACCGCGAGGCTGTTGCCCCATTTCGCAATCTGCATCGCCAGCCTCCATGATATACTTCATGAGCATGTATATCTTCGGCGGAGCGTTGTCGAGACTTTCGCAGGCCGTTGCTTCGTGTTAGCCACCGCCGCCATGACCCGTATCGACACCCGTTTTGCCGAGACCGCCCGCGAGGGCCGCGCCGCGCTTGTGACCTTCGTCATGGGCGGCGACCCCGATCTCGAAACCTCGCTCGCTTTGCTGAAAGCCCTGCCTGAAGCGGGCGCCGATCTGATCGAATTGGGCATGCCCTTCACCGATCCTATGGCCGATGGCCCCGCCATCCAGGCGGCAGGCTTGCGGGCGCTGGCGGCGAAGACGACGCTCACCAAAGTGCTCGCGCTCGTCGCGGATTTCCGCAAATCCGCTGCGGCGACGCCGGTTATTCTGATGGGCTATTACAATCCGATCTACGTCTATGGCGTCGCGCGTTTTCTCGACGACGCGAAGGCGGCGGGTGTCGATGGTCTGATCGTGGTCGATCTGCCACCGGAAGAAGACAGCGAACTCTGCCTGCCGGCGCTCGACGCAGGGCTCGATTTCATCCGTCTCGCAACGCCGACGACCGACGATGCACGCCTGCCAGCCGTGCTCGCCCATACCGCGGGCTTTGTCTATTA
This Methylovirgula sp. DNA region includes the following protein-coding sequences:
- a CDS encoding Hsp70 family protein → MNIADGVAIGVDFGTTNSVVAIAGRDGEVETLTWPSAAGPTQTFRTALMFWREGRAVKHVAGPEALQRAIAAEGEQRFIQSIKTHLASPLFSETRLYGERFTIERLVSTFLGHLLGDTRDLTQNLPVVSGRPVVFAGERPDEDLAVARLKQAYHDAGLPRVKLAYEPLGAAYWYARRLQRDETVLVADFGGGTSDFSVLRFERRGASFVAHPLAHTGVGVAGDTFDYRIITNVVAPQLGKGTAYRSFDKLLPMPAYFYAAFAQWHQLSWLKSGATLAELRKLILVAEEPRMLENLQTLIEMDLGFELYRSVSEVKAALSSADIVPFRFDREGVKIEAEVTRHDFEQWIAPDLAKLVEALERAIIQAGLQFDDIDAVFLTGGTSFVPAVRALFQSRFGEARVHIGDAFQSVAAGLALMALDQM
- the sppA gene encoding signal peptide peptidase SppA, whose product is MSNTSPADYIVDRRLLQRKLSFWRVVSILLLIAGLVFIGLRVSGRSSLGLASSHIARITISGVITGDRATLKLINDVAESKNTAGVILAIDSPGGTTTGAEKLFIALRRLAAKKPMVAVVGTMAASGAYIAAIGADHIVAPGNALVGSIGVLFEYPDLSGLLGKVGVKMDSVKSSPLKAEPSGYEPTSPEVRAALASLVADSFTWFKGLVKDRRGMTDAQLAAVDDGRVFTGRQGIGLKLIDEVGEEREGVAWLERVRKVPHGLPVRDWTTTDRFQRFGIFSSAAKIAEVLGFPALANVLGGTETYAQGQLLDGLVAIWQAGPAN
- a CDS encoding integration host factor subunit beta, which gives rise to MIKSELVQRIADRNPHLYLRDVEKIVNAILDEIVKALARGDRVELRGFGAFSVKHRDARLGRNPRTGAHVSVDEKAVPFFKTGKEMRERLNDGYLS
- a CDS encoding LapA family protein, whose translation is MKRLLEVLILLPLALIGLALAVANRHAVLVSFDPFTSTTAGAVEAPLFIVLIAAIIIGVILGGFFTWLSQGKHRRALRESRAEANRLRSQTTHS
- a CDS encoding phosphoribosylanthranilate isomerase, with protein sequence MIVKICGLSTSETLAAALDAGADMVGFVHYARSPRHVPLAAAPALVAQVAGRAPKTLLTVHADDELLSAAIKAFAPDILQLHGAETPARVAAIREKFGRPVMKAIGLGTVADLDKIGAYEAFADMLLFDAQPTDAAALPGGNGRAFDWTLLAGRSFAKPWLLGGGLTADNVGAAIAATGAPGVDVSSGVESARGVKDIGKIVRFIAAARATEKLGSLAKSG
- the trpB gene encoding tryptophan synthase subunit beta; translated protein: MNEQTPNSFRTGPDDRGHFGIFGGRFVAETLMPLILDLERHYELAKKDPAFHAELNNLLTHYVGRPSPLYFAERLTDYLRGKATDAEHGAKIYFKREELNHTGAHKINNVLGQILLARRMGKTRIIAETGAGQHGVATATACARFGLECIVYMGEVDVERQKPNVFRMHMLGAKVVPVQSGARTLKDAMNEALRDWVTNVENTFYCIGTAAGPHPYPAMVRDFQCVIGEETRTQMQAAEGRLPDSLFACIGGGSNAIGLFHPFLDDRQIEIYGVEAAGYGLDKAHAASLAGGRPGVLHGNRTYLLMDADGQIEEGHSISAGLDYPGIGPEHSWLKETGRVTYLSTTDSEALAAFQLCAQQEGIIPALEPAHALAKVIDIAPQKPRDHLMVVNISGRGDKDIFTVADHLGGM
- a CDS encoding dienelactone hydrolase family protein; translation: MSSQPIMSDIEGLTKFAPLSRRGFMTAAGATAAGYTLAAGSVRADAIHTSAEGLDAGMAKVALAGGDMPLYFAKPDGAKKPPIILVAMEVFGLHEYIKDVTRRLGKLGALAVAPDYYFRLGDVSKISELPKLLPIVNSKSDKELFADLDATLAWAVEQGGDPARVGIIGFCRGGRTVWLYSTHNPHLKAGVAFYGSLMDPPSAAMPNNAYQLAGEVKEPVLGLFGAQDQGITPDQVEKMKAALAADHKTAEFHIYPGAPHGFHADYRPSYRKDAAEDGWKRMKAWFEKYGVLP
- a CDS encoding PIN domain-containing protein gives rise to the protein MSATDRPFFDTNVLVYLLSDDAHKADRAETLLSGGGIVSVQVLNEFAAVSRRKLRLAWPEIREILATIRAVTRVEPLTLAMHEAGLELCARYDFALYDSMIVAAALQAHCTLLYSEDMQDGHVIETLTIRNPFREA
- a CDS encoding AbrB/MazE/SpoVT family DNA-binding domain-containing protein; this translates as MQIAKWGNSLAVRLPKSVVEALDLKEGDDIGIEVLGARSLAVEKTVSPQELLSRLRKYRGRLPADFRFDRLEANERN
- the trpA gene encoding tryptophan synthase subunit alpha — protein: MTRIDTRFAETAREGRAALVTFVMGGDPDLETSLALLKALPEAGADLIELGMPFTDPMADGPAIQAAGLRALAAKTTLTKVLALVADFRKSAAATPVILMGYYNPIYVYGVARFLDDAKAAGVDGLIVVDLPPEEDSELCLPALDAGLDFIRLATPTTDDARLPAVLAHTAGFVYYVSITGITGAATPDYGKVGAAVARLKQHTALPVAVGFGVKNAESATAIAKVADGVVVGSALVDALRKSLDEEGHATSASVAAVTDLVRDLAAGIRKAAREPV